A genomic window from Tautonia rosea includes:
- a CDS encoding DUF1569 domain-containing protein → MQRRSLDLRDADAVIAEIRHLQQCGYTMLGKWNLAQMCEHLRKTLRLGLDGSDRRLPWIVRSVITGPIFRRIVKTRRMSSGLPAPKELAPSSPDGSDDPAAIEACIATLQEARDAIGPLPKHPIADLSVEEWKQVNWIHCSHHLSFLIPKAQPVAEASSGVETVSGPP, encoded by the coding sequence ATGCAGCGCAGATCACTCGACCTCCGCGACGCCGACGCCGTGATCGCCGAGATTCGCCATCTCCAGCAGTGCGGCTACACCATGCTAGGCAAGTGGAACCTTGCCCAGATGTGCGAGCACTTGCGGAAAACACTCCGCCTCGGGCTCGACGGATCTGACCGTCGCTTGCCCTGGATTGTCCGGAGCGTGATTACCGGCCCAATCTTTCGGCGGATCGTGAAAACGCGACGGATGAGTTCCGGCCTGCCTGCTCCCAAGGAACTCGCCCCCAGTAGCCCCGACGGCAGCGACGACCCTGCCGCGATTGAAGCGTGCATTGCGACCCTGCAGGAAGCTCGGGACGCCATCGGCCCCCTTCCCAAGCACCCGATCGCTGATCTCTCGGTCGAGGAATGGAAACAGGTCAACTGGATCCACTGCTCGCACCACCTCAGCTTCTTGATTCCGAAAGCTCAGCCGGTTGCAGAAGCCTCGTCCGGCGTCGAGACCGTCTCCGGCCCCCCTTGA
- a CDS encoding VOC family protein: MTLFMTELHVVDPESMARWYAEVLGLRIVLRDFPKGFVLLEAPGGGRLALKRSERGGSGCRLVFQVEDPDAERVRLQALAISVSEASDNTEESYREVRLTDPEGTPITLFAWSGRTETG, from the coding sequence ATGACGCTGTTCATGACCGAATTGCACGTGGTTGATCCCGAGTCGATGGCCCGCTGGTACGCCGAGGTGCTCGGCCTGCGGATCGTCCTTAGGGATTTTCCCAAAGGATTCGTCTTGCTCGAAGCCCCTGGCGGTGGTCGGTTGGCGTTGAAGCGATCGGAAAGGGGAGGGAGCGGGTGTCGCCTCGTCTTTCAGGTGGAGGACCCGGATGCCGAACGGGTTCGCTTGCAGGCACTCGCGATCTCGGTGAGCGAAGCCAGCGACAACACCGAAGAGTCTTATCGAGAGGTTCGCCTGACCGATCCCGAAGGAACGCCGATCACCTTGTTCGCCTGGTCGGGACGCACTGAGACAGGCTGA
- the lysS gene encoding lysine--tRNA ligase, which yields MSEEKFDDLEAVRLEKLRRIEAMGIDPWGQRFDGHQAIDQVRNLEPEAAQPGDEVPGPRVRITGRIMLRRVQGNVHFLELRDWTGRIQIFLGKKQVGPDAWQLAKELDLSDLIGVDGTLGFTKTGELTVFAESITFLGKSLLPPPEKWHGLTDVEARSRMRYLDLFSNPDSLQTFLGRSKIVSTIRRVLQERGFVEVEGPTMQSIAGGAAARPFVSHHNALDIDLFLRIALELPLKRLLVGGMERVFELGRVYRNEGISRKHNPEFTMMEAYQAYGDYHSMMDLTEALICGAIEAIDGNFQRTIHVGSEGEIAPTTVDFTPPWPRRAYNDLVLEHAGVDPTDVAAVKAKAESLGLETAGKAPVVILGELFEEAVEDNLTGPVFVIDYPAPLCPLTKRKAGHPEIAERFELFVLGMELANAYTELNDPNLQEELFRSQLAGLAEDESMAKMDDDFIKALKHAMPPAGGLGIGIDRLCMLLLDKQSIRDVILFPLLRPQGSGSSGG from the coding sequence ATGTCCGAGGAGAAGTTCGACGACCTGGAAGCTGTCCGCCTGGAGAAGCTCCGTCGCATCGAGGCGATGGGGATCGACCCCTGGGGCCAACGGTTTGACGGCCACCAGGCCATCGACCAGGTTCGCAACCTGGAGCCTGAGGCTGCCCAGCCCGGCGATGAGGTTCCCGGCCCTCGCGTCCGAATCACCGGCCGGATCATGCTCCGCCGCGTCCAGGGGAATGTTCACTTCCTCGAACTCCGCGATTGGACCGGCCGCATCCAGATCTTTCTCGGAAAGAAACAGGTCGGGCCCGATGCCTGGCAACTCGCCAAGGAGCTTGATCTCTCCGACCTGATCGGCGTGGACGGTACGCTCGGCTTCACAAAGACGGGAGAGCTGACGGTCTTCGCCGAGTCGATCACGTTCCTCGGAAAGAGCCTCCTTCCCCCTCCCGAGAAGTGGCATGGCCTGACCGATGTCGAAGCGCGCAGCCGGATGCGCTATCTCGACCTGTTCAGCAATCCCGACAGCTTGCAGACCTTCCTCGGCCGCTCGAAGATCGTCTCAACCATTCGCCGCGTCCTCCAGGAGCGCGGCTTTGTTGAGGTCGAAGGGCCGACCATGCAATCGATCGCCGGAGGAGCCGCCGCCCGGCCCTTCGTCTCGCATCACAATGCGCTCGACATCGACTTGTTCCTACGGATCGCCCTCGAACTGCCCCTCAAGCGTCTGCTCGTCGGCGGGATGGAACGAGTCTTCGAATTGGGTCGGGTCTATCGGAACGAGGGGATCAGCCGAAAGCACAACCCTGAGTTCACCATGATGGAGGCCTATCAGGCCTACGGCGACTACCACAGCATGATGGACCTGACCGAGGCCCTTATCTGCGGCGCGATCGAGGCGATCGACGGCAACTTTCAACGCACGATTCACGTCGGTTCCGAGGGAGAGATCGCTCCCACGACGGTCGATTTCACTCCCCCCTGGCCCCGCAGAGCATACAACGACCTTGTCCTGGAACACGCCGGGGTCGATCCCACGGATGTCGCCGCCGTGAAGGCGAAGGCCGAATCCCTCGGCCTTGAGACCGCTGGGAAAGCTCCCGTCGTCATCCTCGGTGAGCTGTTCGAGGAGGCCGTCGAAGACAATCTGACCGGCCCGGTCTTCGTTATTGATTACCCTGCCCCCCTCTGCCCCCTGACCAAACGCAAGGCCGGGCACCCCGAGATTGCCGAACGCTTCGAACTGTTCGTCCTCGGCATGGAACTGGCCAACGCCTACACCGAACTGAATGACCCGAATTTGCAAGAAGAACTCTTCCGATCGCAGCTTGCCGGTCTGGCTGAGGATGAGTCGATGGCCAAGATGGACGACGACTTCATCAAGGCCCTCAAGCACGCCATGCCCCCCGCCGGCGGCCTGGGCATCGGCATCGACCGCCTCTGCATGCTCCTGCTCGACAAGCAGAGCATCCGGGACGTGATCCTCTTTCCATTGCTCCGGCCCCAAGGCTCGGGAAGCAGCGGGGGCTGA
- a CDS encoding ABC transporter permease, which translates to MYKYLLCWRYLRTRYIALASIISVMLGVATMIVVNSVMAGFSTMMQERLHGTLSDIIIESFSLNGFDNPDEVMTALQEAVGDRVDAMAPSLQLFGYAMIPVGGGEHLTREVQIIGVRPEDRAKVGDFAQYLVHQPRSGQTEPPKAEPTFHVPDKYRLNTYAGQVYQQTDPNDPFADILRQDMESLVPADGMILGYAIGTVHRPETGEDMFIAPQGSKVILHFPSAGRTPEAKTGEFTVVSYFKSGMSEYDSMQVYVPIDRIQFLRGQDGFVNQIQVKAKPGTDLDTLARDIRLAMEAKWPTRFLVSTWEQKQGPLLAAVQVEQNILNILLFFIIAVAGFGILGIFSMIVVEKTRDIGILKALGASDSGVRGIFLGYGLTLGMVGSLVGMTGGLLFVKYINEIEKGLSKITGRKVFDDSIYYFPEIPTLVEPLTVAWIVVGALVIAVAASVWPAQRASRMHPVKALRYE; encoded by the coding sequence ATGTACAAGTACCTGCTCTGCTGGCGCTATCTGCGCACCCGATACATCGCGCTGGCGAGCATCATCAGCGTCATGCTCGGCGTGGCGACGATGATCGTGGTCAACTCGGTCATGGCCGGCTTCTCGACGATGATGCAGGAGCGCCTGCACGGCACGCTCTCAGATATCATTATCGAGTCCTTCAGCCTCAACGGCTTCGACAATCCCGACGAGGTGATGACCGCCCTTCAAGAAGCCGTCGGCGACCGAGTCGATGCGATGGCACCGTCGTTGCAACTGTTCGGCTACGCGATGATTCCCGTGGGAGGCGGCGAACATCTCACCCGAGAGGTGCAGATCATCGGCGTTCGTCCTGAGGACCGCGCGAAGGTCGGCGACTTCGCTCAGTACCTCGTTCATCAGCCGCGATCAGGCCAGACTGAGCCCCCAAAGGCCGAGCCGACCTTCCACGTCCCTGACAAATACCGCCTGAACACCTACGCCGGGCAGGTTTACCAGCAAACCGACCCGAACGACCCCTTCGCCGACATCCTTCGTCAGGACATGGAATCGCTTGTTCCGGCGGACGGCATGATCCTCGGTTATGCCATCGGCACTGTCCACCGTCCCGAGACGGGCGAGGACATGTTCATTGCTCCTCAGGGGTCGAAGGTCATCCTGCACTTCCCCTCGGCCGGTCGCACCCCCGAGGCCAAGACGGGCGAATTCACCGTTGTCAGCTACTTCAAAAGCGGCATGAGTGAATACGACTCAATGCAGGTCTACGTCCCGATTGACCGCATCCAGTTCCTCCGCGGCCAGGATGGCTTCGTCAACCAGATCCAGGTGAAAGCGAAACCGGGGACCGACCTCGACACCCTCGCTCGGGACATCCGCCTGGCGATGGAAGCCAAATGGCCGACCCGATTCCTCGTCTCTACGTGGGAGCAGAAGCAAGGCCCCCTGCTCGCGGCCGTCCAGGTCGAGCAGAACATTCTCAACATCTTGCTCTTCTTCATTATCGCCGTGGCCGGGTTTGGCATCCTCGGCATCTTCTCGATGATCGTGGTGGAGAAGACGCGTGACATCGGCATCCTCAAGGCGCTCGGCGCGTCCGACTCAGGGGTCCGGGGCATCTTCCTCGGCTACGGCCTGACGCTCGGGATGGTCGGCAGCCTCGTCGGTATGACCGGCGGTCTGCTGTTCGTCAAGTACATCAACGAGATTGAGAAAGGCCTGAGCAAAATCACCGGCCGGAAGGTCTTTGACGACTCGATCTACTATTTCCCCGAGATCCCGACCCTGGTTGAACCGTTGACGGTCGCCTGGATTGTTGTTGGTGCCCTGGTCATCGCCGTGGCCGCCAGTGTCTGGCCCGCGCAACGGGCTTCTCGGATGCACCCGGTCAAGGCCCTACGCTACGAGTGA
- a CDS encoding ABC transporter ATP-binding protein: protein MVPHLSTLGLSKSYQKGRESVPVLDEVDLEIDQGELLAIVGASGSGKSTLLHLIGLIDGADGGQIELNGERIDNLPSRRRDALRNRTFGFIFQFYHLLPELTALENVLIPLTIRFGPLEYLAKRRSFRIEAEAMLDRVGLSHRITHKPNELSGGEMQRVAIARALVGGPSVLLADEPTGNLDANTGREVLDLLRDLNRERALTMILVTHDLGIASKADRVVRLAEGRLEEWSPVLA, encoded by the coding sequence ATGGTCCCCCATCTCTCGACGCTCGGCCTGTCCAAGTCGTACCAAAAGGGACGCGAATCGGTCCCGGTGCTCGACGAGGTCGATCTGGAGATCGACCAGGGAGAGCTGCTTGCGATCGTGGGTGCAAGCGGGTCGGGCAAGAGTACCCTGCTGCACCTGATCGGCCTGATCGACGGCGCGGATGGGGGACAGATCGAACTCAACGGCGAGCGGATCGACAACCTGCCCAGCCGCCGCCGCGATGCGTTGCGTAACCGCACGTTCGGCTTCATCTTTCAGTTCTACCACCTCTTGCCCGAACTGACGGCGCTGGAGAACGTTCTCATTCCCTTGACGATCCGCTTCGGTCCGCTTGAGTACCTGGCGAAGCGCCGGAGTTTCCGGATCGAGGCCGAGGCCATGCTCGATCGCGTCGGTCTGAGCCATCGGATCACCCACAAGCCGAACGAGCTCTCCGGCGGGGAAATGCAGCGGGTTGCCATCGCCCGGGCACTGGTGGGTGGACCGTCCGTCTTGCTGGCCGATGAGCCGACCGGCAACCTCGACGCCAACACCGGTCGGGAAGTCCTCGACCTGCTCCGCGACTTGAACCGCGAACGGGCGCTCACTATGATACTCGTCACCCACGACCTGGGAATTGCCTCGAAGGCTGACCGGGTCGTGCGACTGGCCGAGGGTCGCCTGGAAGAGTGGTCCCCGGTCCTCGCCTGA
- the ilvE gene encoding branched-chain-amino-acid transaminase encodes MSLKVSINGKLFDKADAKISVYDHGLLYGDGVFEGLRSYNGRVFRLEDHIDRLYASARAIHLEIPMARAELAEAVVETLKVNDLIDAYIRVVVTRGAGSLGLDPRRTSDPQVIIITDTISLYPDELYEHGLKIITSGTIRNHPAALNPRIKSLNYLNNILAKIEGTNAGCLEALMLNHQGHVAECTGDNVFIVHKGVIHTPSVDSGILEGITRQAVIDLAREIGLTVIERTMDRHDIYTADECFLTGTAAEVIPVIDCDARPIGDGHPGPITKDLHRRFHALVRGEKHS; translated from the coding sequence ATGAGCCTGAAGGTTTCCATCAACGGCAAGCTCTTCGACAAGGCCGACGCCAAGATCAGCGTCTACGACCACGGCTTGCTCTACGGTGACGGCGTGTTCGAGGGGCTCCGTTCGTACAACGGCCGGGTTTTCCGCCTCGAAGATCACATTGACCGGCTCTACGCCTCGGCTCGTGCCATCCATCTTGAAATTCCGATGGCTCGCGCCGAGCTGGCCGAAGCCGTCGTCGAGACCTTGAAGGTCAACGACCTGATCGACGCCTATATCCGCGTCGTCGTGACCCGAGGGGCCGGAAGCCTCGGGCTTGACCCCCGCAGAACGTCGGACCCGCAGGTCATCATCATCACCGATACGATCTCCCTGTACCCTGACGAGCTCTATGAGCATGGCCTGAAAATCATCACCTCCGGCACGATTCGTAACCATCCGGCGGCCCTGAACCCGCGGATCAAGTCGCTGAACTACCTGAACAACATCCTCGCCAAGATCGAGGGCACCAACGCCGGATGCCTCGAAGCGCTGATGCTCAACCATCAGGGACATGTGGCCGAATGCACCGGCGACAACGTCTTTATTGTTCACAAAGGGGTCATCCACACGCCCTCGGTCGACTCCGGCATCCTGGAGGGAATCACCCGCCAGGCCGTCATTGACCTGGCTCGTGAGATCGGCCTGACCGTCATCGAACGGACGATGGACCGCCACGACATCTACACCGCCGACGAGTGCTTCCTGACCGGTACCGCCGCCGAGGTCATTCCCGTCATCGATTGCGACGCACGCCCGATCGGCGACGGACACCCCGGCCCAATCACGAAGGACCTCCACCGACGCTTCCATGCCCTCGTCCGGGGCGAGAAGCATTCCTGA
- a CDS encoding universal stress protein — MPGLGIAPFGIEGGGRDAPALGDPMLQIARILAPTDFSSHSEGSVRFACELAERLGAELHLVHILSDVVVPAGPDPMLISSMPPEYYREIEDQSRQTLESLCDADWPRPAQIVTEVRWGDPVDEINAYATEKAIDMIVVATHGRTGLAHVLLGSVAERIVREAPCPVLTIRDKKTS, encoded by the coding sequence ATGCCAGGTCTCGGCATCGCGCCTTTCGGAATCGAAGGTGGAGGCCGAGACGCTCCGGCCCTCGGTGATCCCATGCTCCAGATCGCCCGCATTCTCGCACCAACGGACTTCAGCTCACACTCCGAGGGCTCTGTTCGCTTCGCCTGCGAACTCGCTGAACGCCTTGGGGCCGAGCTGCATCTGGTCCACATCCTCTCCGACGTTGTTGTACCCGCTGGGCCCGACCCGATGCTCATCTCCAGCATGCCCCCGGAATACTATCGGGAGATTGAGGACCAGTCGCGCCAGACGCTCGAATCGCTCTGCGACGCCGACTGGCCTCGCCCCGCTCAAATCGTAACCGAGGTGCGCTGGGGAGATCCCGTCGATGAGATCAATGCCTACGCCACCGAGAAGGCCATCGACATGATCGTGGTGGCAACTCACGGCCGAACGGGTCTAGCTCACGTCCTGCTTGGCTCGGTCGCCGAGCGCATCGTCCGCGAGGCCCCCTGCCCCGTCCTGACGATTCGGGACAAGAAAACCTCCTGA
- a CDS encoding pyridoxal phosphate-dependent aminotransferase: MRLAPAASIAPSRIRAIAALADEHPGTLRLFYGEDTLPTPDFIKQAAHAAIDSDRTYYTPNPGYPELRDAIAHQYQQLHGVPIRREEVVVTASGMMAIHLAVEATVGPGDSALVVTPLWPNFVGAIQVAGAEAIEVPLALEPDGFRLDLDRLESALRSNTRLLALASPGNPTGWTASLDDWRTLVAFCERNDLWLLADGVYERIVFGNNATIAPSPIELPEARARTIIAQSCSKAYRMTGWRVGYAIAPPEVAPTLAFLQEYAVSHAFGVAQEAARVAIRDGDAFLAEAQARYARHRDLAVDRLRQIDGIQVPVPDGAFYVFPKLNGLNESVAFCESLVRERRVGVAPGSAFGEGGEGHVRICFAVDELTLLDGLDRFEAGWRAFRDRGLST; this comes from the coding sequence TTGCGACTCGCCCCCGCTGCTTCCATTGCACCTTCCCGGATTCGGGCCATCGCCGCCCTGGCCGACGAGCATCCGGGCACGCTCCGCCTCTTCTACGGCGAAGACACCCTGCCCACCCCCGACTTCATCAAGCAGGCTGCCCACGCCGCAATTGACTCCGACCGCACATACTACACGCCGAATCCCGGTTATCCTGAGCTTCGAGACGCGATCGCCCACCAGTACCAGCAACTCCACGGCGTGCCGATCCGCCGCGAGGAGGTGGTCGTCACCGCCAGCGGGATGATGGCGATTCACCTGGCCGTCGAGGCTACGGTCGGCCCCGGCGACTCAGCGCTCGTCGTCACTCCTCTCTGGCCGAACTTCGTCGGGGCCATCCAGGTCGCGGGAGCCGAAGCGATCGAAGTCCCCCTCGCCCTTGAACCCGACGGCTTCCGACTTGACCTCGACCGCCTTGAGTCTGCGCTTCGCTCCAACACGCGGTTGCTTGCCCTGGCCAGCCCCGGCAACCCGACCGGCTGGACCGCGTCACTCGACGACTGGCGAACCCTCGTCGCCTTCTGCGAGCGTAACGACCTCTGGCTCCTCGCCGACGGGGTCTACGAACGGATCGTCTTCGGGAACAACGCGACCATCGCTCCCAGCCCGATCGAACTGCCCGAGGCCCGCGCTCGCACCATCATCGCGCAAAGCTGCTCGAAAGCGTACCGAATGACCGGATGGCGGGTCGGCTATGCCATCGCCCCTCCCGAGGTGGCACCGACCCTCGCCTTTCTCCAGGAATATGCCGTCAGCCATGCCTTCGGGGTCGCTCAGGAGGCCGCTCGGGTCGCGATTCGAGACGGCGATGCCTTCCTCGCCGAGGCCCAGGCCCGATACGCCCGGCATCGCGACCTCGCCGTCGATCGCCTCCGGCAGATCGACGGGATTCAAGTTCCCGTACCCGATGGGGCATTCTACGTCTTCCCAAAACTCAACGGGCTGAATGAGTCGGTCGCCTTCTGCGAATCGCTCGTGCGAGAGCGTCGGGTCGGCGTCGCTCCCGGATCGGCCTTCGGCGAAGGGGGGGAGGGTCATGTTCGCATCTGCTTTGCCGTCGATGAATTGACCTTGCTCGACGGGCTCGATCGGTTCGAGGCCGGCTGGCGTGCCTTCCGAGACCGAGGACTGTCGACATGA
- a CDS encoding NUDIX hydrolase — protein MNDHPIGQDDRILYRGHKIDLALRPVSLADGSTAEREVVLHRGAVALLPLLDGDRVCLIRNRRFAIGKTLLEVPAGTIDPGEPPDACAVRELREETGYIAGRITLLTEWWVSPGLFTERMYLFRCDDLREGHHSLELDEQIEPVVVPWDQAVNMALDGRIEDAKSMLAILYWDRLRSSATQ, from the coding sequence ATGAACGACCACCCAATCGGCCAGGATGACCGAATTCTCTACCGAGGGCACAAAATCGATCTGGCCCTTCGCCCCGTTTCGCTCGCCGACGGCTCCACCGCCGAGCGAGAGGTCGTTCTTCATCGAGGAGCTGTCGCACTGCTTCCCTTGCTCGATGGCGACCGTGTCTGCTTGATCCGCAATCGGCGCTTTGCAATCGGCAAGACCTTGCTCGAAGTTCCCGCCGGGACGATTGACCCTGGCGAACCCCCCGACGCCTGCGCTGTCCGCGAACTCCGAGAGGAAACTGGTTACATCGCCGGGCGGATCACCCTGCTCACCGAATGGTGGGTCTCTCCGGGCCTGTTTACCGAACGCATGTATCTCTTTCGCTGCGACGACCTGCGGGAAGGCCACCACTCCCTTGAGTTGGACGAACAGATCGAACCGGTCGTCGTTCCCTGGGATCAGGCCGTTAACATGGCCCTCGACGGCAGGATCGAGGACGCAAAATCGATGCTCGCCATTCTCTACTGGGATCGACTTCGATCCTCTGCAACGCAATGA
- a CDS encoding DUF1559 family PulG-like putative transporter — MNDAALFDEAFGQLDDDRREQLDLAAASDPSLADRRARLRHALSLLLDADDPEPPSALAARTTARILRHAEEPRILEFAPTRPRVRWVDVGVAAAVMLIGMMSLVPAVRHQQQSVGKLMCTDNLRQIGLAMSQYAATHHTFPYVDPSCPASYVGAAFVQLNEAGLLHDHTTLDCPCDGASIPTKQLPRFDDLLGREQHVPGTCRDDIRVDYAYHLGVRHPTTGQTMPLPFNIENRVPLVADQPPFRLDRTNNAAGQGGIVLVGNSPNHGGAGQNVLFTDGRVEWRRTRWISSSDLDLYLNHHERTRPGIHLMDAVLTPCMMRFRD; from the coding sequence ATGAACGACGCCGCCCTCTTTGATGAGGCTTTTGGCCAGCTCGATGACGACCGTCGAGAGCAGCTCGACCTGGCCGCCGCCTCTGACCCTTCCCTTGCCGATCGGCGTGCTCGACTCCGACACGCCCTCTCCTTGCTGCTCGACGCGGACGACCCTGAGCCTCCCTCCGCTCTTGCGGCCCGTACCACGGCCCGGATCCTTCGTCACGCCGAAGAACCCCGCATTCTTGAGTTTGCTCCGACCCGTCCTCGGGTTCGCTGGGTGGATGTGGGAGTGGCTGCCGCGGTCATGCTCATCGGCATGATGTCACTGGTTCCCGCAGTTCGCCATCAGCAACAAAGCGTCGGAAAGCTGATGTGTACGGATAACCTGCGTCAGATTGGACTGGCCATGAGTCAGTACGCTGCCACGCACCACACTTTTCCGTACGTTGATCCGTCCTGCCCGGCCTCGTATGTCGGGGCGGCGTTCGTACAGCTCAACGAAGCCGGCTTGCTGCACGACCATACCACCCTAGATTGTCCGTGCGACGGAGCGTCAATCCCGACGAAGCAACTTCCCCGGTTCGACGACTTGCTCGGCCGCGAACAGCATGTGCCCGGAACCTGCCGGGATGACATCCGAGTGGATTATGCCTATCACCTTGGAGTCCGACATCCCACCACCGGACAGACGATGCCGCTGCCGTTCAATATCGAGAATCGGGTTCCGCTCGTCGCCGATCAACCCCCGTTTCGGCTCGACCGGACCAACAACGCGGCGGGGCAAGGTGGCATCGTACTGGTGGGGAACAGCCCCAATCATGGCGGTGCCGGCCAGAATGTCCTGTTCACCGATGGTCGTGTCGAGTGGCGGCGAACCCGCTGGATCAGTTCGTCTGATCTCGATCTGTACCTGAATCATCACGAACGGACTCGTCCGGGGATTCACCTGATGGACGCAGTGCTGACACCCTGCATGATGCGGTTCCGCGACTGA
- a CDS encoding RNA polymerase sigma factor — protein sequence MVKATGPAIADALSEQSDEMLMSRYREQAQTEDFNELVRRYERELYRYLARYTGDRALADDVFQNTFLQLHLKRGLYEDGRPLRPWLYAIATHQAVDALRKAGRHPTVSLDQRIDGADRDPGALIDLLTGDEPGPLVEMQSEERREWVRQSIAKLPEGLRQTLILAYYQDLKYREIAEILKIPVGTVKSRLHAAVAKLAEMARAAGPTENGSVP from the coding sequence ATGGTGAAGGCCACTGGACCTGCAATTGCCGACGCTCTCTCCGAGCAATCGGATGAGATGCTCATGAGTCGGTATCGTGAGCAGGCTCAGACCGAGGACTTCAACGAGTTGGTTCGGCGTTACGAGCGAGAGTTGTACCGGTATCTTGCCCGGTACACAGGCGATCGGGCGTTGGCCGACGACGTCTTCCAAAACACGTTTCTTCAGTTGCATCTGAAGCGAGGACTTTACGAGGACGGGCGCCCGTTGCGTCCCTGGCTCTATGCGATCGCGACCCATCAGGCCGTCGACGCGTTGCGCAAGGCAGGCCGTCATCCGACGGTGAGCCTTGACCAGCGAATCGATGGGGCAGACCGGGATCCGGGAGCACTGATCGATCTCTTGACGGGTGACGAGCCCGGCCCGCTGGTCGAGATGCAGAGCGAGGAGCGCCGGGAATGGGTTCGCCAGAGCATCGCCAAGCTCCCCGAAGGTCTTCGCCAGACGTTGATCCTGGCGTACTACCAGGATCTGAAGTACCGAGAAATCGCCGAAATCCTCAAGATTCCGGTGGGCACGGTCAAATCCCGCCTGCACGCCGCCGTGGCCAAACTCGCAGAAATGGCCCGAGCGGCCGGTCCCACTGAGAACGGTTCGGTCCCATGA
- a CDS encoding DUF1501 domain-containing protein yields MPRPTRRCPGPQPMHPIDRRAFLKSTGAGFGMLALADLLQRDAKASDEGRANLNPLAEKAPHFAPKAKRCIFLFMVGGPSHIDMFDPKPELNRLHGQPLPPSFGKLESQFLEADPICLGSTRTWGKYGESGMDMSDLVPHMREHADTIALVRSCQVDSVIHAPAHYQMNCGRVFMGFPSLGSWVGYGLGTENENLPAYVVMAQPEGTPEGGAPCWGAGFLPAAYQGTLFRPGPKPILDLQPATGEFSRGQQRRTLDLLRAMNEADLDPVDTELSARISSYELAFRMQAEAPEAVDLSTETEETRRLYGLDHPRTNDFGTRCLLARRLVERGVRFVQVYSGGGPVAMQWDAHSDVNDNHEKMCGLTDQPVSALLTDLKRRGMLDETLVIWGGEFGRTPVSEGGSRGRDHNAKGFTMWMAGGGIQGGTTFGATDEIGMNAIEDHAHINDLHATILHLMGLDHTRLTYLHSGRDERLTDVGGRVLSGLFA; encoded by the coding sequence ATGCCGCGACCGACCCGCCGATGCCCTGGTCCGCAACCGATGCACCCGATCGATCGTCGGGCGTTCTTGAAATCGACCGGGGCGGGCTTCGGGATGCTCGCGCTGGCGGATCTCTTGCAGAGGGACGCGAAGGCGTCGGACGAGGGTCGTGCAAACCTCAACCCCCTGGCGGAGAAGGCGCCACACTTCGCCCCGAAGGCGAAGCGGTGCATCTTCCTGTTCATGGTCGGGGGGCCAAGCCACATCGACATGTTCGACCCGAAGCCGGAGCTGAACCGCCTGCACGGTCAGCCCTTGCCGCCGAGTTTTGGGAAGCTGGAAAGTCAGTTTCTCGAAGCGGACCCGATTTGCCTGGGAAGTACCCGGACCTGGGGGAAGTATGGCGAGTCGGGAATGGACATGTCCGACCTTGTTCCGCACATGAGGGAACACGCCGATACCATCGCGTTGGTCCGATCATGTCAGGTCGACAGCGTGATCCACGCCCCGGCGCATTATCAAATGAACTGCGGGCGGGTCTTCATGGGGTTCCCGAGCCTCGGAAGTTGGGTCGGCTACGGCCTCGGGACCGAGAACGAAAATCTCCCGGCGTATGTCGTTATGGCCCAGCCGGAGGGGACGCCGGAGGGCGGAGCCCCGTGCTGGGGGGCCGGATTCCTTCCGGCTGCGTATCAAGGGACGTTGTTCCGGCCGGGACCGAAGCCGATTCTCGACCTGCAACCCGCCACCGGCGAATTTTCGAGAGGCCAGCAGCGCCGCACGCTCGATCTCCTTCGAGCGATGAACGAGGCCGACCTTGATCCCGTCGATACCGAACTCTCGGCCCGGATCTCGTCCTACGAACTCGCGTTCCGCATGCAAGCGGAGGCACCTGAGGCGGTCGATCTCTCGACCGAAACCGAGGAAACGCGGCGGCTCTACGGGTTGGACCACCCGAGGACGAACGATTTCGGCACCCGATGCCTGCTGGCCCGTCGTCTGGTTGAGCGAGGGGTCCGATTTGTTCAGGTCTACTCCGGTGGCGGTCCCGTGGCGATGCAGTGGGATGCTCACAGCGACGTGAACGACAACCATGAAAAAATGTGCGGTCTGACCGATCAGCCAGTGTCGGCGTTGCTGACCGACCTGAAGCGTCGAGGGATGCTCGACGAGACCCTCGTGATTTGGGGAGGCGAATTCGGTCGGACTCCGGTCAGTGAAGGGGGGAGCCGAGGACGCGACCACAACGCGAAGGGCTTCACGATGTGGATGGCTGGTGGCGGGATCCAGGGGGGGACAACCTTCGGAGCCACGGATGAGATCGGTATGAATGCCATCGAGGATCACGCTCACATTAACGACCTGCACGCGACAATCCTCCACCTGATGGGTCTCGACCATACGCGCCTGACCTACCTGCACAGCGGTCGCGATGAACGGCTGACGGATGTGGGTGGCCGGGTGCTCTCAGGCCTTTTTGCGTGA